A stretch of Microbulbifer bruguierae DNA encodes these proteins:
- a CDS encoding Dps family protein produces the protein MSNIDIGIGAKDREQIAEGLKRLLADTYTLYLQTHNFHWNVTGRLFRELHLMFEEHYTELATAVDEIAERIRTLDVVAPGTYKAFAALSSISETEDVPAAEDMVRILTHGHEQVVKTCREVLKAAQEGDDESTAALVSDRMRVHEKTAWMLRATAQ, from the coding sequence ATGAGCAATATTGATATCGGTATTGGTGCAAAAGATCGCGAGCAAATTGCGGAGGGGTTGAAGCGACTGCTCGCAGACACTTATACACTGTATCTGCAAACCCACAATTTCCACTGGAACGTGACGGGCCGCCTGTTCCGTGAATTGCACTTGATGTTCGAAGAGCACTACACCGAATTGGCGACGGCAGTGGATGAAATTGCCGAGCGCATACGTACCCTGGATGTGGTTGCACCGGGAACGTACAAGGCGTTTGCGGCATTGAGTTCTATCAGTGAAACGGAAGACGTGCCCGCCGCGGAGGACATGGTGCGGATTCTCACCCATGGGCACGAGCAGGTGGTGAAAACCTGTCGCGAAGTGCTAAAGGCCGCCCAGGAAGGCGACGATGAATCGACGGCAGCGCTGGTTTCCGACCGTATGCGTGTTCACGAGAAAACCGCCTGGATGCTGCGCGCCACCGCCCAGTAA
- a CDS encoding M2 family metallopeptidase: protein MKKLALVIAVAALAAAGCDRATDKPKPGQAEVAAPEAQSADTATDTAAAGGIAEDAPVTGAAVADDAKAFLEDAQQRLEEMSLEANHASWLAQTYINMDSQFVESLASERFTSLAVELAQQAAKFDDVELDPETRRMLTMLKQGLVFPAPNDPELTAELAQIGSKMQGMYGAGKYCPDKKTGGAAEADEGKCYTLTEMGQMMANSRDPKLLKELWVGWRKVAPPMKPLYQRQVEIGNAGAKALGYDNLSVMWRSKYDMPADAFAADMDAQWNKVKPLYEALHCHVRARLNDHYGDEVVAATGKIPAHLLGNMWAQEWGNIYDIVKDDDMEAPYDLTQLVVDSGMSEKDMVKTGEKFFTSLGFKPLPETFWERSQFVQPRDRDVVCHASAWDLDDKDDIRIKMCINKTGEDLITVHHELGHNFYQRIYNKQPFLYKNGANDGFHEAVGDTIALSITPKYLKQIGLMDEIPGEDKDLGYLMQQALDKIAFLPFGLLVDKWRWQVFNGEVPPGDYNKAWWKLREEYQGIQAPVARSEANFDPGAKYHIPGNTPYARYFLARIQQFQFHRALCEAAGETGPLHRCSIFKNEAAGKKLRDMLAMGASKPWPDAMEALTGQRELDASAIVDYFQPLMDYLQEQNKDRQCGW from the coding sequence ATGAAAAAGCTCGCGTTGGTTATTGCTGTCGCCGCTTTGGCTGCCGCCGGGTGCGACCGCGCAACAGACAAGCCGAAACCGGGGCAAGCGGAGGTGGCGGCGCCAGAGGCGCAATCTGCCGATACCGCCACCGATACCGCGGCGGCCGGTGGAATCGCGGAAGACGCTCCGGTGACCGGCGCCGCAGTTGCGGATGATGCCAAGGCATTTCTTGAAGATGCTCAGCAGCGTTTGGAAGAAATGTCTCTGGAAGCAAACCATGCGAGCTGGTTGGCGCAGACCTACATCAATATGGATTCCCAGTTTGTGGAATCCCTGGCGTCAGAGCGCTTCACTTCGCTTGCGGTGGAGCTGGCCCAGCAAGCGGCGAAGTTTGACGATGTCGAACTGGACCCTGAAACCCGCCGCATGCTCACCATGCTCAAGCAGGGACTCGTCTTCCCCGCACCCAATGACCCGGAGTTGACCGCCGAACTGGCGCAGATTGGCTCCAAAATGCAGGGCATGTACGGCGCGGGCAAATACTGCCCCGACAAAAAAACCGGTGGCGCAGCTGAAGCGGACGAGGGCAAGTGCTACACGCTGACGGAAATGGGGCAAATGATGGCAAACAGCCGCGACCCCAAACTTCTCAAAGAACTGTGGGTTGGTTGGCGCAAAGTGGCGCCGCCGATGAAGCCTCTCTACCAGCGCCAGGTGGAAATCGGCAATGCCGGCGCCAAAGCGTTGGGTTACGACAATCTCAGTGTGATGTGGCGTTCGAAGTACGATATGCCGGCAGATGCTTTTGCTGCAGATATGGATGCGCAGTGGAATAAGGTCAAACCACTTTATGAAGCGCTTCACTGCCATGTGCGCGCCAGGTTGAATGACCATTACGGTGATGAGGTGGTGGCTGCCACTGGAAAAATCCCTGCACATCTATTGGGCAATATGTGGGCCCAGGAGTGGGGCAATATTTACGATATCGTCAAAGACGACGATATGGAGGCACCTTACGATCTTACCCAGCTGGTGGTGGATTCCGGCATGAGTGAGAAGGATATGGTCAAGACGGGAGAGAAGTTTTTCACCTCCCTCGGCTTTAAGCCTTTGCCGGAAACCTTCTGGGAACGTTCGCAGTTCGTTCAACCTCGCGATCGCGATGTGGTGTGTCACGCCAGTGCCTGGGACCTGGATGACAAGGACGATATCCGCATCAAAATGTGCATTAATAAAACCGGTGAAGATCTGATTACTGTGCATCACGAGCTGGGGCACAACTTTTATCAGCGTATCTACAATAAGCAACCATTCCTCTACAAGAACGGCGCAAACGATGGCTTCCACGAAGCGGTGGGTGACACCATCGCACTTTCCATTACCCCCAAGTACCTGAAACAAATCGGGTTGATGGATGAGATCCCCGGTGAGGACAAAGACCTGGGTTACCTGATGCAGCAGGCCCTGGACAAGATCGCGTTTCTGCCGTTCGGGCTGCTGGTGGACAAGTGGCGCTGGCAGGTATTCAACGGTGAAGTGCCGCCGGGAGACTACAACAAGGCGTGGTGGAAATTGCGGGAAGAATATCAGGGCATACAGGCACCGGTTGCACGCTCCGAGGCGAATTTTGACCCGGGTGCGAAATACCATATTCCCGGCAACACCCCCTATGCCCGCTACTTCCTGGCGCGTATCCAGCAGTTCCAGTTCCATCGTGCACTGTGTGAAGCGGCCGGCGAAACCGGACCACTGCACCGCTGTTCGATTTTCAAAAACGAAGCTGCGGGCAAGAAGCTGCGGGATATGCTCGCTATGGGCGCCAGCAAGCCCTGGCCGGATGCGATGGAAGCCCTGACCGGGCAGCGAGAGCTGGATGCCTCGGCCATCGTGGACTACTTCCAGCCGTTGATGGATTACCTGCAGGAGCAGAACAAGGACCGCCAGTGCGGCTGGTGA
- a CDS encoding 6-carboxytetrahydropterin synthase, which produces MHLFVDNLTNVDFSYLHHSRGIVGETWLANAALDGALDHQGMVCDFGIVKKTLRNWLDTELDHRLLVPTLSPHLDLSENNGQVALQWNLANGETIVVNGPAQAFALVAAEAVTPVSVAAWSVAQLDGIFPTSVDQLSLSFSHEVIDTPYYHYSHGLKKHDGNCQRIAHGHRSRICIHMDGERSSALESQWAQRWQDIYLGTREDLKGEDQESLHFAYRARQGDFALSMPASRCELLDCDTTVEQLAQYIADQLASAHPGRDIRVRAYEGIGKGAIASAKH; this is translated from the coding sequence ATGCACCTGTTTGTCGACAATCTCACCAATGTGGATTTCAGCTATCTCCACCACTCTCGCGGTATTGTCGGCGAAACCTGGCTGGCCAATGCGGCACTTGACGGTGCCCTGGATCACCAGGGAATGGTCTGCGACTTCGGTATCGTCAAGAAAACCCTGCGGAACTGGCTCGACACAGAGCTGGATCACCGCCTGCTGGTCCCCACGCTATCCCCGCATCTGGACCTGAGCGAGAACAACGGGCAAGTGGCTCTGCAATGGAATCTCGCAAATGGCGAAACGATCGTCGTGAACGGCCCGGCCCAGGCTTTCGCCCTGGTTGCAGCGGAAGCCGTCACACCGGTGTCCGTTGCCGCCTGGAGTGTCGCGCAACTGGATGGAATCTTTCCCACCAGTGTCGACCAGCTGAGCCTGAGTTTTTCTCACGAAGTCATCGACACGCCCTACTACCACTACAGCCACGGCCTGAAAAAGCACGACGGCAACTGCCAGCGCATTGCCCACGGCCACCGCTCGCGGATATGTATCCATATGGACGGCGAACGCAGCAGCGCCCTCGAATCCCAATGGGCACAACGCTGGCAGGATATCTACCTAGGTACCCGGGAAGACCTGAAGGGGGAAGATCAGGAGTCACTGCATTTCGCCTATCGCGCCCGCCAGGGAGATTTTGCCTTGAGCATGCCCGCAAGCCGCTGTGAACTTCTCGACTGCGATACCACGGTGGAGCAGCTCGCCCAGTATATTGCTGACCAACTCGCCAGCGCGCACCCCGGCCGCGATATACGCGTGCGCGCCTACGAGGGGATCGGCAAGGGCGCCATTGCCAGTGCCAAACACTGA
- a CDS encoding 16S rRNA (uracil(1498)-N(3))-methyltransferase gives MNLILLEPGDIQSPAMSQSPFGNSSGDEHSEQPPIRAQLRDRRFQHVVEVHRADVGDKLKVGLLDGKIGEARVVERGESHITLEATFHRAPPPPLPLTLILALPRPKMLKRTIQHATALGVKKLYLINAYRVEKSYWQSPWLAQDKLREQCLLGLEQAVDTTLPHIELRKRFKPFVEDELPSIASDSLKLVAHPVTDAPCPVDIQQQTTLAVGPEGGFIPYEVEKLQEAGFAPVHLGPRILRVETALPVLMSRLFPGR, from the coding sequence ATGAACCTGATTTTACTGGAGCCCGGCGACATTCAATCGCCGGCAATGTCGCAATCGCCGTTTGGAAACTCTTCCGGCGATGAACATTCAGAGCAGCCCCCGATCCGCGCCCAGCTTCGCGACCGGCGTTTTCAACATGTCGTGGAAGTCCATCGCGCTGACGTGGGTGACAAGCTCAAGGTCGGACTGCTCGACGGCAAGATCGGCGAGGCTCGTGTCGTGGAGCGAGGGGAGTCCCATATCACTCTTGAGGCAACCTTTCATCGCGCTCCGCCGCCGCCCCTGCCGCTCACCCTGATTCTGGCCCTGCCACGGCCGAAAATGCTCAAGCGCACCATCCAGCACGCCACTGCGCTGGGGGTAAAAAAACTCTATCTGATCAATGCCTACCGGGTGGAAAAATCGTACTGGCAGAGTCCCTGGCTCGCCCAGGACAAGCTTCGAGAGCAGTGCCTGCTGGGGCTCGAGCAGGCCGTTGATACCACCCTCCCGCACATCGAATTGCGCAAGCGCTTCAAACCGTTTGTGGAAGACGAGCTGCCGTCGATTGCCAGCGACTCACTGAAACTGGTGGCACACCCGGTCACCGACGCGCCCTGCCCAGTGGATATCCAACAGCAGACAACCCTGGCCGTTGGTCCGGAGGGGGGGTTTATTCCCTATGAGGTGGAAAAGTTGCAGGAGGCGGGGTTTGCCCCGGTGCATCTGGGGCCGCGTATTCTGCGAGTGGAAACAGCCTTGCCGGTACTCATGAGCCGCCTGTTTCCAGGTCGCTGA
- a CDS encoding Spy/CpxP family protein refolding chaperone: MNKFKALAGGLALGLALTAPGMVMAFPDGGHGPEGHHGHHGGFHEGRMLEHLAEKLDLTEGQKAQMEANREAGKAARKAAREEMHQVHEQLREAIESGADQATLDDLAAKLGRLEVQKMQYMHERKVQFESILTDEQKAKLEEMKAEGKARFEKRKEQWERKRDQ; this comes from the coding sequence ATGAACAAATTCAAAGCGCTCGCAGGCGGCCTGGCACTGGGTCTCGCATTGACTGCTCCGGGAATGGTGATGGCATTTCCGGATGGCGGCCACGGGCCAGAAGGCCACCATGGTCACCACGGTGGATTTCATGAAGGGCGCATGCTTGAGCATCTGGCGGAGAAGCTGGATCTGACCGAAGGTCAGAAAGCGCAGATGGAGGCCAATCGCGAGGCCGGCAAAGCGGCGCGCAAGGCAGCGCGCGAGGAAATGCATCAGGTGCATGAGCAGTTACGGGAGGCCATTGAGTCTGGCGCCGATCAGGCGACACTGGATGATCTGGCAGCAAAGCTGGGCCGCCTGGAAGTGCAAAAAATGCAGTACATGCACGAGCGGAAGGTACAGTTCGAGTCCATTCTGACGGACGAACAGAAAGCCAAGCTGGAAGAGATGAAGGCTGAGGGTAAGGCCCGTTTTGAAAAGCGCAAAGAGCAGTGGGAACGCAAACGGGATCAATAA
- a CDS encoding response regulator transcription factor, with protein MSHILLVDDDTELTELLEEFLIGEGFEVTVANDGGNGLELARKQSFDALVLDVMLPVHNGFDVLRKLREDTANPGHSLPVVMLTAKGDTVDRIVGLEMGADDYLPKPCNPRELAARLRAILRRGRGSEAETSDNALSSGPLRLVPREHLCHWEEQVINLTGAEYAVLRVLVENVGEVVSKEVLTEQALGRKLMPYDRSIDVHVSNIRKKLAERGASRDLIINIRGAGYMLTGGQG; from the coding sequence ATGAGTCACATTCTGTTGGTGGACGACGACACCGAACTGACTGAGCTGCTTGAGGAGTTTCTGATCGGGGAAGGGTTTGAAGTTACCGTGGCCAATGACGGGGGCAACGGGCTGGAGCTGGCGCGCAAGCAGTCTTTTGACGCACTGGTACTGGACGTAATGTTGCCGGTACATAATGGCTTTGACGTATTGCGCAAGCTGCGCGAGGACACCGCCAATCCCGGTCATTCGCTCCCCGTGGTCATGCTCACCGCCAAGGGCGATACGGTGGATCGTATTGTCGGGCTCGAAATGGGCGCCGACGATTATCTGCCGAAACCCTGTAACCCGCGGGAACTGGCAGCACGCTTGCGCGCCATATTGCGCCGCGGGCGTGGCAGCGAGGCGGAAACCTCTGACAACGCGCTGTCCAGCGGCCCACTGCGCCTGGTACCCAGGGAGCACCTGTGCCACTGGGAAGAACAGGTCATCAATCTGACGGGGGCGGAATATGCAGTCCTGAGGGTACTGGTCGAAAACGTCGGCGAGGTGGTCAGCAAGGAAGTGCTCACAGAGCAGGCCCTGGGCCGCAAGCTGATGCCCTACGATCGCTCTATCGACGTGCATGTAAGTAATATCCGCAAGAAACTGGCTGAGCGCGGCGCCAGCCGCGACCTGATCATCAATATCCGCGGCGCCGGTTACATGCTTACAGGCGGCCAGGGTTGA
- a CDS encoding ATP-binding protein, which yields MNSLFGRMFLGAWLTAVIMVLAAVYITQFSEFGNPRHKDRWEGPEMFRELTHNLRMTRRNGSEHFRHWLEDQPPKVQARIFALDSRGRELLGRQISPSMIPLLESINYRNRESRALVDKKPTVAFFVPQRDNDSLRVVFIAGMSKEELLLRFILRNFWPILVLATLASGLACYWLARYLSKPLDNLRTATRRVAAGDLSYRVTPTLGGHSRELGELAGDFDSMTAQLQESTAEQRRLIKDVSHELRSPLARLQVALGIARQKNVQALDPELDKIGKAADYLEDIISDILSLPVSGGDDRPLDDVVEMNSLLIALTDDLKDEAQGKQVHFDLRSDDHELLVATRGSSLTAALENILRNAIKYSPCGGRVAVEIRHRQEQCEIQVTDSGNGVPEAELKAIFRPFYRTDEARSRESGGFGLGLAIAQRTVAQHQGTLEAFNANGAGLSIRLTLPLLDTSF from the coding sequence ATGAACAGTCTGTTTGGAAGAATGTTTCTCGGCGCCTGGCTGACCGCGGTCATCATGGTGCTGGCAGCGGTCTACATCACCCAATTCAGCGAGTTCGGCAATCCTCGGCATAAAGACCGCTGGGAAGGGCCCGAGATGTTTCGGGAACTCACTCACAACCTGCGCATGACCCGTCGCAACGGTAGCGAACATTTCCGACACTGGCTAGAAGACCAGCCGCCCAAAGTGCAGGCGCGGATTTTTGCCCTCGACAGTCGCGGCCGCGAACTACTCGGGCGCCAGATATCCCCATCGATGATTCCCCTCCTCGAGTCTATCAATTACCGCAACCGGGAATCCCGCGCACTGGTAGACAAAAAACCAACCGTCGCATTTTTTGTGCCCCAGCGGGACAACGACAGCCTGCGAGTAGTGTTCATTGCCGGCATGAGCAAGGAAGAACTCCTGCTTCGATTTATTCTGCGCAACTTCTGGCCAATTCTTGTGCTCGCCACCCTCGCCTCCGGCCTCGCCTGTTACTGGCTGGCGCGCTACCTGAGCAAGCCCCTGGATAATCTGCGCACGGCCACCAGACGCGTAGCCGCCGGCGACCTCAGCTATCGGGTAACGCCAACCCTGGGGGGGCACAGCCGCGAACTGGGCGAGCTCGCCGGGGACTTCGATTCCATGACCGCGCAATTACAGGAATCCACGGCTGAGCAGCGCAGATTGATCAAAGACGTCTCCCACGAATTGCGCTCTCCGTTGGCCCGCCTGCAAGTGGCTCTCGGTATCGCACGGCAGAAAAATGTGCAGGCTCTGGACCCGGAGCTGGACAAAATCGGCAAGGCGGCGGATTACCTGGAAGACATTATCAGCGACATCCTCTCCCTCCCGGTCAGCGGTGGCGACGATCGCCCACTGGACGATGTGGTGGAAATGAACAGCCTGTTGATCGCCCTCACCGATGACCTCAAGGACGAAGCCCAGGGCAAGCAAGTACATTTCGACCTGCGCAGCGATGACCACGAATTGCTGGTCGCCACGCGCGGCAGTTCGCTGACCGCAGCGCTGGAAAACATTCTGCGCAATGCGATTAAATACAGTCCCTGCGGCGGCCGCGTAGCAGTGGAAATCCGGCACCGGCAGGAGCAGTGCGAAATTCAGGTCACGGATTCCGGCAACGGGGTACCAGAAGCTGAACTGAAAGCCATTTTCCGCCCCTTCTACCGCACTGATGAAGCGCGCAGCCGGGAAAGCGGCGGTTTTGGCCTGGGACTTGCCATCGCCCAGCGTACGGTTGCCCAGCACCAGGGCACCCTGGAAGCATTCAACGCCAACGGTGCGGGGCTCAGTATCCGCCTTACCCTACCGTTATTGGACACCAGTTTCTGA
- a CDS encoding SRPBCC family protein, whose amino-acid sequence MRWILYILIFLALLVLAGFFFPRVVTTERSVYITQPPEAVFPYLNNFENFNQWSPWYQIDPNTEYTFEGAPEGNGAVMKWKSENPNVGTGSQTITASEPYSRVATDLDFGTHGKAQAEFRLQPQDGGTNVTWSFSSDMGGSPIARWMGLMVAKMVGQSYEDGLQKLKTLTETEGLSGQANSPIPENLSTPAEPNTIQPDTVDPGMENQIIEGDDIEVPDSDGDALEEFEQEDQP is encoded by the coding sequence ATGCGCTGGATACTGTACATACTGATTTTTCTCGCCCTGCTGGTACTCGCCGGCTTCTTCTTTCCTCGCGTCGTCACCACAGAGCGCAGCGTTTACATCACTCAGCCGCCGGAGGCGGTGTTTCCCTACCTGAACAATTTCGAGAACTTCAATCAATGGTCTCCCTGGTACCAGATCGATCCCAACACCGAATATACCTTTGAGGGTGCGCCTGAAGGCAATGGCGCTGTGATGAAGTGGAAAAGTGAAAACCCCAATGTGGGCACCGGATCCCAGACGATCACCGCCAGTGAGCCCTACTCCCGTGTCGCCACCGATCTGGACTTCGGCACCCACGGCAAAGCGCAAGCGGAGTTCAGGCTACAACCACAGGACGGCGGTACCAATGTGACCTGGTCCTTTTCCTCCGACATGGGGGGCAGTCCGATCGCTCGCTGGATGGGCCTGATGGTGGCAAAAATGGTAGGGCAATCCTATGAGGACGGGTTGCAGAAACTAAAAACCCTGACGGAAACAGAAGGCCTTTCCGGTCAGGCAAACTCCCCAATTCCAGAAAATTTGTCGACGCCGGCCGAACCTAACACGATCCAACCGGACACCGTGGACCCCGGAATGGAAAATCAGATTATCGAGGGCGACGATATCGAGGTTCCGGATTCCGATGGCGACGCACTGGAGGAATTCGAACAGGAAGATCAGCCCTGA